The Tachyglossus aculeatus isolate mTacAcu1 chromosome 4, mTacAcu1.pri, whole genome shotgun sequence genome contains a region encoding:
- the CRAT gene encoding carnitine O-acetyltransferase isoform X2, which produces MLALAARTVVKPLGFLKPVTLGKVPGRFQMHQNSLPRLPVPPLQQTLDHYLTALQPIVSEEEWSHTKKLVDEFRSSGGVGDRLQKSLERRARKTENWLSEWWLRTAYLEYRQPVVIHSSPGLVLPKQDFVDLQGQLRFAAKLIEGILDFKAMIDNETLPVEHLGGKPLCMNQYYQILSSCRVPGPKHDSVMSYNTGKKRPEHITVVHNYQFFELDVYHSDGTPFTSDQIFTQLEKIWNSSLQANKEPIGILTSNHRNSWAKAYNNLIKDKTNKASVRSIQKSIFTVCLDAPMPRVSEDVYKSRVAAQMLHGGGSQLNSGNRWFDKTLQFIVAEDGSCGLVYEHATSEGPPIVALLDHIVEFTKKPELVRSPMMPLPMPKKLRFNITPEIKNDIEKAKQNLNIMVQDLDISVFVFHHFGKNFPKSEKMSPDAFIQMALQLAYFRIYGQSCSTYESASLRMYHLGRTDTIRSASIHSLAFVKAMDDASVLEHEKVELLRKAIQAHRSYADRAIRGEAIDRHLLGLKLQAIEDLTSMPEIFMDTSYAIAMHFNLSTSQVPAKTDCVMCFGPVVPDGYGVCYNPMADHINFAVSAFNSCAETNAARMAHYLEKALLDLRTLLLAHPKSKL; this is translated from the exons AGCGCTGCAGCCCATCGTGAGCGAGGAGGAGTGGAGCCACACCAAAAAGCTGGTGGATGAGTTCCGCAGCTCGGGGGGCGTCGGAGACCGGCTGCAGAAGAGCCTGGAGCGGAGGGCCAGGAAGACCGAAAACTGG CTCTCGGAATGGTGGCTGCGGACCGCCTACCTCGAGTACCGTCAGCCCGTGGTCATCCACTCCAGCCCGGGACTGGTTTTGCCCAAGCAGGACTTCGTGGATTTGCAGGGTCAGCTCCG GTTTGCCGCCAAACTCATCGAAGGCATCCTGGACTTCAAAGCTATGATTGACAA CGAAACCCTCCCGGTGGAGCACCTCGGTGGGAAGCCCCTGTGCATGAATCAGTACTACCAGATCCTCTCGTCCTGCCGCGTCCCGGGCCCCAAACACGACTCGGTCATGAGCTACAACACGGGGAAGAAGCGACCTGAACACATCACCGTGGTTCACAATTACCAG TTTTTCGAGCTGGACGTGTACCACAGCGACGGGACGCCCTTCACCTCCGACCAGATCTTCACCCAGCTGGAGAAGATCTGGAACTCGTCCCTGCAGGCCAACAAGGAGCCCATCGGGATCCTCACCTCCAACCACCGCAACAGCTGGGCCAAGGCCTACAACAACCTCATCAAAG ACAAGACCAACAAGGCGTCGGTGCGCTCCATCCAGAAGAGCATTTTCACCGTGTGCCTGGATGCCCCCATGCCCCGGGTATCCGAAGACGTGTACAAGAGCCGGGTGGCCGCCCAGATGCTGCACGGCGGGGGCAGCCAGCTCAACAGTGGTAACCGCTGGTTCGACAAGACCCTGCAG TTTATCGTGGCGGAGGACGGCTCCTGCGGCTTGGTCTATGAACACGCCACCTCTGAGGGCCCGCCCATTGTGGCCCTGTTGGACCACATCGTGGAGTTCAC GAAGAAGCCAGAGCTGGTGAGGTCGCCCATGATGCCCCTGCCCATGCCCAAGAAACTGCGATTCAACATCACCCCTGAGATCAAGAACGACATCGAGAAGGCCAAGCAAAACCTTAACAT CATGGTGCAAGACCTGGACATATCCGTGTTCGTGTTCCATCACTTTGGGAAGAATTTCCCCAAGTCGGAGAAGATGAGCCCCGATGCCTTCATCCAGATGGCCCTGCAGCTGGCATACTTCAG GATCTACGGCCAGTCCTGCTCCACCTACGAAAGCGCCTCGCTCCGCATGTACCACCTGGGCCGGACCGACACCATCCGCTCGgcctccatccactcccttgcCTTCGTCAAAGCCATGGACGACGCCAGCGTGCTG GAGCACGAGAAGGTGGAGCTGCTACGGAAGGCGATACAGGCCCACAGATCCTATGCAGACAGG GCCATCCGAGGGGAGGCCATCGACCGGCACCTGCTGGGGCTGAAGCTGCAGGCCATAGAGGACCTGACCAGCATGCCTGAGATCTTCATGGACACGTCCTACGCCATCGCCATGCATTTCAACCTGTCCACCAGCCAG GTCCCGGCCAAGACGGACTGCGTGATGTGCTTCGGGCCGGTGGTGCCGGACGGTTACGGCGTCTGCTACAACCCCATGGCGGATCACATCAACTTCGCCGTGTCGGCCTTCAACAGCTGCGCGGAGACCAATGCCGCGCGCATGGCCCACTACCTGGAAAAGGCCCTGCTGGACTTGCGGACCCTGCTGCTGGCCCACCCCAAGTCCAAGCTGTGA
- the CRAT gene encoding carnitine O-acetyltransferase isoform X1: MDRRQQEAEKVKPLGFLKPVTLGKVPGRFQMHQNSLPRLPVPPLQQTLDHYLTALQPIVSEEEWSHTKKLVDEFRSSGGVGDRLQKSLERRARKTENWLSEWWLRTAYLEYRQPVVIHSSPGLVLPKQDFVDLQGQLRFAAKLIEGILDFKAMIDNETLPVEHLGGKPLCMNQYYQILSSCRVPGPKHDSVMSYNTGKKRPEHITVVHNYQFFELDVYHSDGTPFTSDQIFTQLEKIWNSSLQANKEPIGILTSNHRNSWAKAYNNLIKDKTNKASVRSIQKSIFTVCLDAPMPRVSEDVYKSRVAAQMLHGGGSQLNSGNRWFDKTLQFIVAEDGSCGLVYEHATSEGPPIVALLDHIVEFTKKPELVRSPMMPLPMPKKLRFNITPEIKNDIEKAKQNLNIMVQDLDISVFVFHHFGKNFPKSEKMSPDAFIQMALQLAYFRIYGQSCSTYESASLRMYHLGRTDTIRSASIHSLAFVKAMDDASVLEHEKVELLRKAIQAHRSYADRAIRGEAIDRHLLGLKLQAIEDLTSMPEIFMDTSYAIAMHFNLSTSQVPAKTDCVMCFGPVVPDGYGVCYNPMADHINFAVSAFNSCAETNAARMAHYLEKALLDLRTLLLAHPKSKL; encoded by the exons AGCGCTGCAGCCCATCGTGAGCGAGGAGGAGTGGAGCCACACCAAAAAGCTGGTGGATGAGTTCCGCAGCTCGGGGGGCGTCGGAGACCGGCTGCAGAAGAGCCTGGAGCGGAGGGCCAGGAAGACCGAAAACTGG CTCTCGGAATGGTGGCTGCGGACCGCCTACCTCGAGTACCGTCAGCCCGTGGTCATCCACTCCAGCCCGGGACTGGTTTTGCCCAAGCAGGACTTCGTGGATTTGCAGGGTCAGCTCCG GTTTGCCGCCAAACTCATCGAAGGCATCCTGGACTTCAAAGCTATGATTGACAA CGAAACCCTCCCGGTGGAGCACCTCGGTGGGAAGCCCCTGTGCATGAATCAGTACTACCAGATCCTCTCGTCCTGCCGCGTCCCGGGCCCCAAACACGACTCGGTCATGAGCTACAACACGGGGAAGAAGCGACCTGAACACATCACCGTGGTTCACAATTACCAG TTTTTCGAGCTGGACGTGTACCACAGCGACGGGACGCCCTTCACCTCCGACCAGATCTTCACCCAGCTGGAGAAGATCTGGAACTCGTCCCTGCAGGCCAACAAGGAGCCCATCGGGATCCTCACCTCCAACCACCGCAACAGCTGGGCCAAGGCCTACAACAACCTCATCAAAG ACAAGACCAACAAGGCGTCGGTGCGCTCCATCCAGAAGAGCATTTTCACCGTGTGCCTGGATGCCCCCATGCCCCGGGTATCCGAAGACGTGTACAAGAGCCGGGTGGCCGCCCAGATGCTGCACGGCGGGGGCAGCCAGCTCAACAGTGGTAACCGCTGGTTCGACAAGACCCTGCAG TTTATCGTGGCGGAGGACGGCTCCTGCGGCTTGGTCTATGAACACGCCACCTCTGAGGGCCCGCCCATTGTGGCCCTGTTGGACCACATCGTGGAGTTCAC GAAGAAGCCAGAGCTGGTGAGGTCGCCCATGATGCCCCTGCCCATGCCCAAGAAACTGCGATTCAACATCACCCCTGAGATCAAGAACGACATCGAGAAGGCCAAGCAAAACCTTAACAT CATGGTGCAAGACCTGGACATATCCGTGTTCGTGTTCCATCACTTTGGGAAGAATTTCCCCAAGTCGGAGAAGATGAGCCCCGATGCCTTCATCCAGATGGCCCTGCAGCTGGCATACTTCAG GATCTACGGCCAGTCCTGCTCCACCTACGAAAGCGCCTCGCTCCGCATGTACCACCTGGGCCGGACCGACACCATCCGCTCGgcctccatccactcccttgcCTTCGTCAAAGCCATGGACGACGCCAGCGTGCTG GAGCACGAGAAGGTGGAGCTGCTACGGAAGGCGATACAGGCCCACAGATCCTATGCAGACAGG GCCATCCGAGGGGAGGCCATCGACCGGCACCTGCTGGGGCTGAAGCTGCAGGCCATAGAGGACCTGACCAGCATGCCTGAGATCTTCATGGACACGTCCTACGCCATCGCCATGCATTTCAACCTGTCCACCAGCCAG GTCCCGGCCAAGACGGACTGCGTGATGTGCTTCGGGCCGGTGGTGCCGGACGGTTACGGCGTCTGCTACAACCCCATGGCGGATCACATCAACTTCGCCGTGTCGGCCTTCAACAGCTGCGCGGAGACCAATGCCGCGCGCATGGCCCACTACCTGGAAAAGGCCCTGCTGGACTTGCGGACCCTGCTGCTGGCCCACCCCAAGTCCAAGCTGTGA